The following is a genomic window from Oenanthe melanoleuca isolate GR-GAL-2019-014 unplaced genomic scaffold, OMel1.0 S293, whole genome shotgun sequence.
CCAACCAGTGCCAGTTCAGCTACTCAGGCAGGTCTGTACCCTACACGTTctgaaagggaagggagagctcAGACCTGCAGAATATCAAGTGCCTCCTTGCAAGATACCCCAAGGGTAAGTCCTGTACACTTTAACAGAGAGGAATGAGCCTGCATTTGAGTCACAGTtggccaggcagagcagtgcctgaactgctccagcagccaTCCCTCTGCCCTCAGCCATGGCCTACTATCCCAGGAAGAAAAGAACTGAGAAGTGAAAGGGACTTCAGCTGACTTACAGCACTAGTGAGGAAACTGAGTACCTCCTTCCTTTTTTATGGCTGTGATCTCCAAGGGGGAAGTTGTTCTCTTGCTGCAACTCCATGAAACAGCTGACCacttttttctggttttcaccACTGCAGCAGACTGACATTTTTGGTCTGGTCTATCAATTTCTCTGTTCTTCTGCAGTTAAAGGACTTTTAGAGatcttttaaagttttaaacCACCAGTGTTTTCAGCCAATACTGACAATTACCCTGCCTGATTTTGCACAGTTTGGATTGGAAATGGGAGCACATACCACAACTGCAGAAATCCTTCCACAGTACTGCCAGAAAACCAGAAGTGACTATGGCCACAGATTACAGAGTTTCACAATAAAATCATGCTACTCACCATCACTAGGCATAAACACATCAGAAAGGACTTCCTGTCATGCTTTTCCCCAAGAACTGACCAGATACATCTGCTACTGAAGTGCAATTTCATTAAAAGCACCACTTACAGATCTTCCTCCATCTTAAAGAACAAACTCATGTTTGAGTGTCTTGCATTATTTATAGCAGGTGTCACAAGCCCACCAGGACAAGCCTGCACTACACAGCCCCAAATATTCCACTCTAGATCTTAGTGCCTTTTCAGTAAATTAACAGCTTTCAATAAAGCTACTGAAAACCAAGGAACCATACAGATACCTCGATCTCAAACAACAAAGCCCAAGACTGAGTTTAATTCCTCAAGAGCATTTTACCTGCAGGCAGGACAGCCACCAACTACTACTACAGAAGTGGTGGTGGCAGGCTGTTGAATGATGGTGTAGGTGCTCGAATAGTTCGGCTGGGATGTCGGTGGAGGAACAGCATACCCTGAAACAAGGAAACAAACCCTCAGTCACCACACACAAGGCACAAAGAACAATGATAACTTACAAGTATGACATCAAAACATGGAAAACAATAAACAGGAATGTAGTCTTGATTAAGCACTTTAAGCTCTATCAAAATCAGAACTGGAACACCTGGCACAAATATCAATTTAACCATCCCAAAAGGACACAGAGCTAATAATTAACTTCGAGATTTTGTTACAATGCTGTTGAGCACCAGGGAAAAACTGTTTAAACAATGACATGGCTTTCACCATAGCTTTCACTTCTGGATGTTATGTATCAAGAACATCCCGCTCCAGCAGACAAATTATTTGAAGCAGAATAAATCTTCCTCTAGTTTCAAGCTTAAATTCCATATATTAAGCTTCTAACTGGAGAGCAAGGCAGGAGTGACAGCATGCAAGTAGAAAGAGACAGcataggaaaaaacccaactttcAGAAAGTCCATGTTGTTAGCAAAAGAATGAGTAATTTTAATGGCCTTTAAACtataaaaaaagcttttgaaaggGACAGATGTACAGAGTGTAATAAAGGCACAGTTTGCCCAGGTATAATGCATTTTAAGCTTCTTTCCCAAGTTATCCATCTGTGAAGTCTGGCaattcaaactgaaaataaCCACTAATACCTGTATTGCAGGAAAACGAGCTTCAAGTTATCAAGAGGAAAATCAATGTATAGCCTCAAGGTTCAACTCAAAGCTGGAGGTCTGTGTCTGCTGTGCAACTTTTATAACTTTTGAAGCATTCCCCTTTCCTGAGAGGCACTTCTTTCTTCGGCAGATGTTAGCATTAACTCAGTTAACGAAAATATTTCATCTGTTTACCTGCCTAAATCTCTCCCACACTACTGAAGTGtatcagaaaaaacaaacattaacCAGAGTACGGCGAGGTGCAGGCAAAGAACAAGTTTGGGGTCTGGTTtagtgccaggcacagctggggctctgccGCTGTTCGGAGGCAGAAAACCAGCGCGGGTGAGGAATGCCCTCAGTCCCAGCCGGGATTCTGGGCACAGCGCAAAGCGAACACCTCAGGGGCCCcgagggaaggaggggaaagggagaaggcGCTCTGAACACCGGGATCCCGGCGCCGCCTCCGAGCGGGGGAGCCGCgacagccccggggcaccgcCGTGCCGGCAgttccctgccccagccccagcccggtCCCGAGCCCGCGGCCCCGGGGCACCGCCGCCAGCCCCGGGCTCTCCACAGCCGCCCCCGCCCCAGCCAAGGGGCAGCGAGGCGCTCGGGCCCCCGCTCCGCGCACCAGGGACCCCCCACCCACACCCCACACCGTGACCCACCTGGGGCGGCCGCGGCGCCCGGGTAGGAGTACGGCGGGGGCGGCTGGAAgccgggctgcggggcgggGATGGCGCCGTAGTTGCCGTGGCCGTAGTCGTAGGCCGGCGCGCCCGGCGCGGCGGGGCTGTAGGCGGGGGGCCGCTCCTGCAGCAGCGGTTTGCTGTCCATGCTGGGCCGGCGCTGCCTCGTCCCGCGGGGCCCGACCAGGAAGAGGCGGCCGGCCCGGcgcgcgccgcccgccccgccccgcccgggggCGCCGGAGCtcgggggcggcggcggcgcgaGGGGCCcgcgcgggggcggcggcacGGACGGGacggggcggcggcggccccggtGCTGCGCTCGCGCCCGGTCACGAGGCCGCCGCGCCCCACGTGACGCCGCTCCCGGAGCGGCGCGCGGCGACTGAGGGAACCCGCGGCCTTAAAGGGGCCGCGCCCGCCGGGGCCCACAGCGACAGCGATACCGGCAGCGACTGCCCCGCACCGGCACCGACAGCCACACCGACACCCCTGAACTGACACTGACTGCCCCGCACCGGCACCGACAGCCACACCGACACCCCTGAACTGACACCGACTGCCCCGCACCGGCACCGACAGCCACACCGACACCCCTGAACTGACACCGACTGCCCCGCACCGTTGTGCGGCGCTCAGCGGGGCCGTGCCCGCGCTGCCCGGGCTGGGGTCCCGGGTTCCCCCGCTCGGACACCGGGAGCAGCCGCCGCTCTGTCACTCAGCTGCTGAGGGATTTATTGCTAAGGCGCTcgctcagcccctgctcagcaccgttcctgctctccccacacTGCGATCCTGcgccctgggctctgccctggccctgcctgcgCCCCTTCCAGCCCCTGTGTCCCTTCCAAGCCGAGCCGTTCTGGGAAATGCAATCCCCGCTGGAAGCcgctgggctgggggtgggggtggtTACTCGCAGTGACTTCTGCAGACTCGTACATCCCCAAGAGCTGCACTTGAGTGCTAGGGGAAAAGAGCTCCGGGATGGTGCTGCAGGGAAAGAATGTTGTAAAGAGAGAGaatgttttggaaaagaaattcagaaaaaagcaggagaaaactCTCA
Proteins encoded in this region:
- the BRI3 gene encoding brain protein I3, which encodes MDSKPLLQERPPAYSPAAPGAPAYDYGHGNYGAIPAPQPGFQPPPPYSYPGAAAAPGYAVPPPTSQPNYSSTYTIIQQPATTTSVVVVGGCPACRSPGTAWCVAVQ